A stretch of the Lolium perenne isolate Kyuss_39 chromosome 3, Kyuss_2.0, whole genome shotgun sequence genome encodes the following:
- the LOC127341203 gene encoding uncharacterized protein → MAWRRLASGTAAAHLRRHVVSSPPLAAPSRAFSAANPTLLGREALQGIRSRCSSSPPAFQARAPGLGLGALLAARVSSGARPKLSGLLKGFGAGGSAIAVMLYPREVAQAAGKILSLTPGTLQKCLCFSSSGLQGKTFSVTGQRPAGISSQDNALLSPDTKQMLRKLWNLLRKFQLPIGLILLVVYSWKKPIVLAINTLLLLYSTRPDPYSIYLFLQEIHQGKVRQNPALWRDEFMQTRKVDTEDYKFFSIGRVELKDGTVLHAIGILGNWWTYHVSYAKRVQPM, encoded by the exons ATGGCGTGGAGGCGgctggccagcggcacggcggcgGCGCATCTCCGCCGCCATGTCGTCTCCTCCCCGCCACTCGCCGCCCCCTCGCGCGCCTTCTCCGCCGCCAACCCTACCC TTCTCGGCAGGGAAGCGCTGCAGGGCATCCGGTCGCGGTGTTCGAGCTCGCCCCCCGCGTTTCAGGCTCGCGCCCCCGGGCTGGGACTGGGAGCTCTGCTGGCGGCCAGGGTGTCTTCCGGAGCTCGCCCGAAGCTGTCAG GTCTCCTAAAGGGATTTGGGGCCGGTGGCTCCGCCATTGCTGTGATGCTTTATCCGAGAGAAGTTGCTCAGGCAGCCGGTAAAATTTTGTCCCTGACACCAGGCACATTACAAAAATGTTTATGTTTTTCATCTAGTGGTTTACAGGGAAAAACATTTAGTGTA ACAGGAC AACGGCCAGCAGGGATCTCGTCACAAGATAATGCTCTGCTCTCACCAGATACGAAACAGATGCTTCGGAAACTGTGGAATTTGCTCAGGAAATTTCAGCTGCCTATCGGTTTGATTCTTTTGGTTGTGTACAGTTGGAAGAAACCAATTGTtctcgccatcaacactttgcttCTTCTCTACTCTACAAGGCCGGACCCCTATTCCATATACTTGTTTCTTCAGGAG ATTCATCAAGGGAAGGTGCGTCAGAATCCTGCTTTGTGGAGGGATGAG TTCATGCAGACTAGAAAAGTTGATACTGAAGACTACAAGTTCTTTTCTATCGGAAGAGTTGAATTAAAGGACGGAACGGTGCTACATGCCATCGGAATTCTTGGCAACTGGTGGACCTATCATGTGTCTTATGCCAAGAGAGTGCAGCCCATGTAG
- the LOC127341204 gene encoding universal stress protein PHOS32-like — protein MAGRNIGVAVDFSSCSKAALRWASTNLTRNGDQLILIHVNNSSQTEQGAMHLWEQSGSPLIPLVEFSDPHVTKTYGLSPDKETLEILAQLAKQRGVEVFAKIFYGDPTKKLCESVDLVPLSCLVIGSRGLSTLKRALMGSVSTYVVNHAACPVTVVKENM, from the exons ATGGCTGGGAGGAATATTGGAGTTGCTGTGGACTTCTCATCATGCAGCAAAGCAGCTCTGCGATGGGCGTCAACAAACCTTACCAGGAACGGTGATCAACTCATACTTATCCATGTCAACAATTCCTCCCAGACTGAGCAAGGAGCAATGCATCTCTGGGAACAGAGTGGTTCGC CGCTCATACCTCTGGTAGAGTTCTCAGATCCCCATGTCACCAAGACGTATGGTCTGTCACCTGACAAGGAGACACTGGAAATCCTTGCTCAACTGGCAAAACAGAGAGGG GTTGAAGTCTTTGCAAAGATATTCTACGGTGACCCGACAAAGAAGCTGTGTGAGTCAGTTGACCTGGTTCCCCTCAGCTGCCTGGTTATCGGAAGCAGGGGCCTGAGCACACTGAAAAG GGCGCTGATGGGGAGCGTGAGCACCTACGTTGTGAACCACGCCGCCTGCCCAGTCACGGTTGTGAAGGAGAACATGTAG